DNA sequence from the Aestuariibius sp. HNIBRBA575 genome:
CCGTATCGTTGATACAGAAACCTGGTGCGAGACGCGTAATAGTAACCAGGAAGGCGCTTTTTCTGCGCGGACAAGCTTTTGACAGGGGCTGATCCCCCTCGAAAGTGCACGGCGACCGCGTCTGGGATATAGGCGATTTTCCACCCTGCCCTGGCCGCCCGTAGACAATATTCGGAATCTTCAAAATATAGAAAATAGCCATCATCCATCAATCCAACATGTCCAAGCATTTTTCCGGACAGCAAAATACAGGCAAAACTGGCCCATTCGATCTGGGTGGGATCAGGCGGGGTACCCAATGCAATCTGGGTGTGTCGCAACATCGTTGAAATCAGCCCGGTCTTTGCGCCCCGATCCAGCTCCGACAGAATTGAAGCGAACCGGAAACAGCTGATTTGCGCCTGGCCATCCTCATGTTCCAACCGGGGCGCAAACAGGCCAATTTCGGGTTGGCTTTGTGCTGCGTTCAAGATTGCACTGCAGAAATTGGGCCGCAACACCGCATCAGAATTCAGGATCAGATAATACTTTGCACGGGCTGCGGTCAGGCCCAGATTATGCCCCCCGGAAAACCCAGTGTTCCTATCCGATTGAATGAGGGTAACCCGGTCAGATTCCTGAGATGTCTTTATCCAATGGTCAATTGTTTCAGCAGATCCGTCATGCGAAGCATTATCGATGACAACAACCTTCACAGATAGGTTTGGGCGATGTGCATCAAGGTCTGCAACGACAGAATTCAGACAATCCAATGTCATCTGTGCTGTTTTGTAATTGATGATAGAAATCAGCAACTCATAAGGGGGGG
Encoded proteins:
- a CDS encoding glycosyltransferase family 2 protein codes for the protein MDFGDATAPPYELLISIINYKTAQMTLDCLNSVVADLDAHRPNLSVKVVVIDNASHDGSAETIDHWIKTSQESDRVTLIQSDRNTGFSGGHNLGLTAARAKYYLILNSDAVLRPNFCSAILNAAQSQPEIGLFAPRLEHEDGQAQISCFRFASILSELDRGAKTGLISTMLRHTQIALGTPPDPTQIEWASFACILLSGKMLGHVGLMDDGYFLYFEDSEYCLRAARAGWKIAYIPDAVAVHFRGGSAPVKSLSAQKKRLPGYYYASRTRFLYQRYGHLGLLAANIAWSMGRGIAWARLLLARTPPKAHQAEWRDIWTNFSSPLGASRAPE